In one window of Nakamurella alba DNA:
- a CDS encoding TIGR02569 family protein, translating into MPAVPAHVVAAFGAVVGTVDPEPVEVGRGHGFRVGDVVFTKVENTAESSWLAGTLEQLRVSTIRIARPVRASDGRWVVAGWSAQRVVSGRPEPRYGEIVSASLELHEALAAVPEPRFLRQRTDLESAAERLAWGDAGRFAVELPAGHGARLFDDLAAGRHEVDLRPQVVHGDMFGNVLFAGSAPPAVVDIAPFWRPASWAAAVIVVDALSWGDASTELLGEWEHLPEWPQMVRRALLYRLAVSLLHPRTTPASLVQILSAVEVIRPHLD; encoded by the coding sequence GTGCCCGCGGTCCCAGCCCACGTCGTCGCCGCCTTCGGCGCTGTCGTGGGCACCGTGGACCCCGAGCCGGTGGAAGTCGGCCGGGGCCACGGGTTCCGCGTCGGTGACGTGGTCTTCACCAAGGTGGAGAACACCGCCGAGTCCTCCTGGCTGGCGGGCACCCTCGAGCAGCTGCGCGTGTCGACCATCCGGATCGCCCGCCCGGTGCGCGCGTCCGACGGTCGCTGGGTGGTGGCCGGCTGGTCCGCGCAGCGGGTGGTCAGCGGTCGACCCGAACCGCGGTACGGCGAGATCGTCAGTGCCTCGCTCGAACTGCACGAGGCGCTCGCCGCGGTGCCCGAGCCCCGGTTCCTGCGCCAGCGCACGGATCTGGAGTCCGCCGCCGAGAGGCTGGCCTGGGGCGACGCCGGCCGGTTCGCGGTCGAGCTGCCGGCCGGCCACGGAGCCCGCCTCTTCGACGACCTGGCCGCCGGCCGGCACGAGGTCGACCTGCGCCCGCAGGTGGTGCACGGCGACATGTTCGGCAACGTGCTGTTCGCCGGCTCCGCGCCGCCGGCCGTCGTCGACATCGCCCCGTTCTGGCGTCCGGCCAGCTGGGCCGCCGCGGTGATCGTGGTCGATGCGCTGTCCTGGGGCGATGCCTCCACCGAGTTGCTCGGCGAGTGGGAGCACCTGCCGGAATGGCCGCAGATGGTCCGGCGCGCGCTGCTGTACCGGCTCGCGGTCAGCCTGCTGCACCCCCGGACGACGCCGGCGTCGCTGGTCCAGATCCTGTCCGCGGTCGAGGTCATCCGTCCGCACCTGGACTGA
- a CDS encoding MGMT family protein, translating into MDLAHRMLDVVADIPPGRVATYGDVAAMAGSPSARLAGRVLSLLADPETPWHRVVKADGTFAPHLVDEQTRRLRSEGVEVRDGRITLHRWRWNADADG; encoded by the coding sequence ATGGATCTCGCGCACCGGATGCTCGACGTCGTCGCCGACATCCCACCCGGGCGGGTCGCCACCTACGGCGACGTCGCGGCGATGGCCGGATCGCCGTCGGCCCGGCTGGCCGGGCGGGTGCTGTCGCTGCTCGCCGATCCGGAAACACCCTGGCACCGGGTGGTGAAGGCGGACGGCACCTTCGCGCCGCACCTGGTGGACGAGCAGACCCGTCGGTTGCGGTCCGAGGGGGTCGAGGTCCGGGACGGTCGGATCACCCTGCATCGGTGGCGCTGGAACGCCGACGCCGACGGCTGA
- a CDS encoding DUF4192 domain-containing protein, whose amino-acid sequence MTTTDEPARIRLTGRAGLLAAVPALLGFHPTESLVMLCITGRPSRIGPVLRVDLDESPGVAEHLAEQAGRWAEAVALVSYSERCPVVPPLLLHTLDRCLASGIGLLDAAWVHLGEVRPVLPRRDDPDIGVPVPGPEDPQREEMAAHTVLQGRAVLDDREALTRSVAGPSGSAAAEADMAAECAADVVLEEMAEDMDAVTPTAVALAQLARADVIGRNVPGLGTVAALAAHCTDPEARDAVLTMVVTDDDPWWIPTLLACVTRLTDRAAAPLCAILGVAAYTSGDGAMAQVATERALRGDPHNLLADLMSQAISACLAPTEVTQVVRSIGAGRVTDDQDVSPGADG is encoded by the coding sequence ATGACGACCACCGACGAACCCGCCCGCATCCGGCTCACCGGACGGGCCGGCCTCCTCGCCGCCGTGCCCGCACTGCTCGGCTTCCACCCGACCGAGAGCCTGGTGATGCTCTGCATCACCGGCCGGCCCAGCCGGATCGGCCCCGTGCTCCGCGTCGATCTCGACGAGTCCCCCGGCGTGGCAGAGCATCTCGCCGAGCAGGCCGGGCGCTGGGCCGAAGCCGTCGCCCTGGTGTCGTACTCGGAGCGGTGCCCGGTGGTCCCACCGCTGCTGCTGCACACCCTCGACCGGTGCCTGGCCTCGGGGATCGGCCTGCTGGACGCGGCCTGGGTGCATCTCGGCGAGGTCCGGCCGGTCCTGCCGCGACGGGACGACCCGGACATCGGCGTCCCGGTGCCCGGCCCAGAGGATCCGCAACGCGAGGAGATGGCGGCACACACGGTCCTGCAGGGCCGTGCCGTGCTCGACGACCGCGAGGCCCTGACCCGCTCGGTGGCCGGACCGTCCGGTTCGGCAGCGGCGGAGGCCGACATGGCGGCGGAGTGCGCGGCCGACGTCGTGCTCGAGGAGATGGCGGAGGACATGGACGCGGTCACGCCGACCGCGGTGGCCCTGGCGCAGCTGGCCCGCGCGGACGTCATCGGCCGGAACGTGCCGGGTCTGGGCACCGTCGCGGCGCTGGCCGCGCACTGCACGGACCCGGAGGCCCGGGACGCCGTGCTCACCATGGTGGTCACCGACGACGACCCGTGGTGGATCCCCACGCTGCTGGCTTGCGTCACCCGGCTCACCGACAGGGCGGCGGCTCCGCTCTGCGCGATCCTCGGGGTCGCGGCCTACACGTCGGGCGATGGCGCCATGGCGCAGGTGGCGACGGAACGTGCGCTGCGCGGGGATCCGCACAACCTGTTGGCGGACCTGATGTCCCAGGCGATCAGCGCCTGCCTGGCGCCCACCGAGGTGACCCAGGTGGTGCGGAGCATCGGAGCCGGTCGGGTCACCGACGACCAGGACGTCAGTCCAGGTGCGGACGGATGA